One Rhodothermia bacterium DNA window includes the following coding sequences:
- a CDS encoding 30S ribosomal protein S12 yields MPTIQQLVRKGRSPKIKKTKSPALSSCPQRRGVCTRVYTTTPKKPNSAMRKVAKVRLTNQVEIIAYIPGEGHNLQEHSIVLVRGGRVKDLPGVKYHIVRGAQDTAGVNGRRQARSKYGTKRPKPGQAATPAGKGGKKK; encoded by the coding sequence GTGCCTACGATTCAACAACTTGTCCGGAAAGGACGTAGTCCAAAAATCAAAAAAACCAAGTCTCCGGCGCTCAGTAGCTGTCCGCAACGCCGAGGTGTTTGTACCCGTGTGTACACAACAACTCCTAAGAAGCCAAACTCGGCTATGCGTAAGGTGGCGAAAGTGCGGCTGACAAACCAAGTAGAGATCATTGCGTACATCCCCGGCGAGGGTCACAACCTTCAGGAGCACTCCATTGTTTTGGTACGTGGTGGTCGTGTAAAAGACCTTCCGGGTGTTAAGTATCATATTGTACGGGGTGCGCAAGATACGGCAGGTGTAAATGGGCGGAGACAAGCGCGTTCCAAGTATGGAACGAAGCGTCCGAAGCCGGGCCAAGCCGCAACTCCAGCCGGAAAAGGTGGCAAGAAAAAATAA
- the rpsG gene encoding 30S ribosomal protein S7 produces MRKKRAEKRQVLPDPIYGDVTVSKFINAVMLSGKKSIAQAIVYKAFEVIEERTKEPGIEVFRKALNNVAPVVEVRSRRVGGATYQVPMEVRPERRTSLAYRWLINYASARSDKSMAIRLANELISAAKGEGAAVKKKDDTHRMAEANKAFAHFRF; encoded by the coding sequence ATGCGTAAGAAAAGAGCAGAAAAACGCCAAGTATTGCCAGATCCTATTTATGGGGATGTAACCGTGTCAAAATTTATTAATGCGGTTATGCTAAGCGGCAAAAAAAGCATCGCGCAAGCGATTGTGTATAAAGCCTTCGAGGTGATCGAAGAGCGCACCAAAGAGCCGGGAATTGAGGTTTTTCGCAAAGCCCTCAATAACGTAGCTCCCGTCGTGGAAGTCCGCAGCCGTCGGGTTGGTGGTGCAACGTACCAAGTTCCAATGGAAGTTCGCCCAGAGCGCCGGACCTCCTTGGCCTATCGCTGGCTGATCAACTATGCCTCGGCACGTTCAGATAAAAGCATGGCCATTCGCCTTGCAAACGAGTTGATTAGTGCGGCAAAGGGTGAAGGAGCTGCCGTGAAGAAAAAAGACGACACCCACCGTATGGCTGAAGCAAACAAAGCATTCGCTCACTTCCGCTTCTAA